From Salarias fasciatus chromosome 5, fSalaFa1.1, whole genome shotgun sequence, a single genomic window includes:
- the LOC115388571 gene encoding troponin I, slow skeletal muscle-like, with protein MPEKALERKSKISASRKLMLKSLMVAKAKEELEQEMVEKEEQKANYLEEKAPPIQTGSMSLAELKTLCEELHAKIDVVDEERYDIEAKVMHNTREIKDLNIKVLDLRGKFKRPNLRRVRVSADAILRSLLGSKHKVSLDLRANLKSVKKEDTEKEKTVEVSDWRKNVEAMSGMEGRKKMFDAAKGPNQ; from the exons ATGCCTGAGAAAGC CCTAGAG agaaaatccaaaaTCTCAGCTTCACGCAAGCTCATGCTGAAG AGCTTGATGGTTGCTAAGGCcaaagaggagctggagcaggagatggtagagaaagaggagcagaaagCAAACTACCTGGAAGAAAAAGCTCCTCCCATACAGACCGGCAGCATGTCCTTAGCAGAGCTGAAG ACACTATGTGAAGAGCTGCATGCCAAAATAGATGTGGTGGATGAGGAGCGGTACGACATTGAAGCCAAGGTCATGCACAACACCAGAGAG ATCAAAGACCTGAACATCAAGGTATTGGACTTGCGAGGAAAGTTCAAACGACCCAATCTGAGAAGAGTGCGAGTCTCCGCTGACGCCATCCTGCGCTCGCTACTCGGCTCCAAGCACAAGGTCTCTTTGGACCTGAGGGCTAACCTCAAATCCGTGAAGAAGGAGGACACCGAAAAG gagaAGACGGTGGAGGTGAGTGACTGGAGGAAGAATGTGGAAGCCATGTCAGGCATGGAGGGCCGCAAGAAGATGTTCGATGCCGCTAAAGGCCCCAACCAGTAA